In the Verrucomicrobiia bacterium genome, one interval contains:
- a CDS encoding MmcQ/YjbR family DNA-binding protein, which produces MMTQEILEKYILSLPKAWRDYPFGEGVAVYKVGDADKSKMFALIQEGAQPLRVSLKCDPGLAEMLREKYETVLPGYHLNKKHWNTILCSGQLSNEEILDLVRHSYELVHPTV; this is translated from the coding sequence ATGATGACCCAAGAAATCTTAGAAAAATATATTTTATCTTTACCCAAAGCCTGGCGCGATTACCCGTTTGGTGAGGGCGTGGCGGTGTATAAAGTGGGCGATGCCGATAAAAGCAAAATGTTTGCCCTGATTCAAGAGGGCGCGCAGCCCCTTCGTGTGAGCTTAAAATGCGACCCAGGGTTAGCGGAAATGTTGCGCGAAAAATACGAAACAGTACTTCCAGGCTACCATCTCAATAAAAAGCACTGGAATACCATTTTATGCTCCGGACAACTAAGCAACGAAGAGATTTTAGATCTGGTGCGGCATAGTTACGAACTGGTACA
- the orn gene encoding oligoribonuclease, translated as MTKHATILWVDLEMTGLNADADLILEVAAIATDWNFTELAVYEGIVKSDPSVLKQKFATNGVFWEANAETRDALLAQNEKGKNAPEIEQELLAFLKANFKEDAPVLLGGNSVHMDRRFILKQWPQLDAKLHYRMLDVSAWKVVFEGKYGKKFAKPEVHRALEDIRGSIMELKYYLTKVQPAKKLP; from the coding sequence ATGACAAAGCACGCAACTATCCTGTGGGTAGACCTCGAAATGACTGGCCTTAATGCCGATGCCGACCTTATTCTTGAAGTGGCCGCAATTGCAACCGATTGGAATTTTACAGAGCTGGCGGTGTATGAAGGCATTGTAAAAAGCGACCCAAGTGTTTTGAAGCAAAAGTTTGCTACCAACGGCGTGTTTTGGGAGGCCAATGCTGAGACTCGTGATGCTTTGCTTGCTCAAAACGAAAAAGGCAAGAACGCGCCAGAAATTGAACAAGAGCTGCTCGCTTTTCTGAAAGCAAACTTTAAAGAAGACGCGCCGGTGCTACTTGGGGGCAATTCTGTTCATATGGATCGCCGGTTTATACTGAAGCAGTGGCCACAGCTTGATGCCAAACTGCATTACCGCATGCTTGACGTTTCGGCTTGGAAGGTAGTATTCGAAGGCAAATACGGTAAAAAGTTTGCAAAGCCAGAGGTGCACCGCGCCCTCGAAGATATCCGTGGTTCAATCATGGAGCTTAAATATTATCTTACGAAAGTGCAACCGGCAAAGAAATTACCATAG